A genomic window from Providencia alcalifaciens includes:
- the hemY gene encoding protoheme IX biogenesis protein HemY: protein MIKVFVLFIVLIAGIILGPLLAGHQGYVFIRTDSYDITTSVTSLVLCFILLQFVLLFLGWCYRRFMSTTSRTKGWLSGHKYHKAHTQTQKALLKLAEGDLEQVEKLMSKHADFSQQPVINYLMAAEAAQQRGDSYRTHQYLDRAAEAAGKDQLPVDISRVRIQLAEGEIHAARNGIDKLLDQAPRHPEILRLAEQAYLGTGAYQALIELLPIMAKVQLHNEDELEALKLKAYKGLMNQCMAEGGSDGLKNWWKAQPRKVRHEVPLQAFLAEHLIECGDTRSAEKMIIEGLKQQYDERLLLLIPKLQSEQPEAIEKILLNLVKQSGATPLLNSTLGVLALQHAQWEKAESYFKAALAQRFDAYDAAWLADAYDKLHKPNEAAKIRQEALTHSLKQERAKA from the coding sequence ATGATTAAAGTCTTTGTTCTCTTTATCGTTCTGATTGCTGGCATTATCTTGGGTCCTCTATTAGCAGGGCACCAAGGCTATGTATTTATTCGTACCGATAGTTACGATATTACGACCAGCGTCACCAGCCTTGTGCTGTGCTTTATCCTGCTGCAATTTGTTCTGTTATTCCTTGGATGGTGCTACCGCCGCTTTATGAGCACCACTTCACGGACAAAAGGCTGGCTCAGCGGTCACAAATACCATAAAGCGCACACTCAAACTCAAAAAGCCTTACTCAAATTAGCCGAAGGGGACTTGGAGCAAGTTGAGAAATTAATGAGTAAGCACGCTGATTTCTCTCAGCAACCCGTCATTAACTACTTGATGGCAGCAGAAGCCGCCCAGCAACGTGGGGATAGTTATCGTACCCATCAATATTTAGACAGAGCTGCTGAAGCCGCAGGTAAAGATCAACTTCCCGTGGATATTAGCCGTGTTCGCATCCAATTAGCGGAAGGTGAAATTCATGCTGCCCGTAATGGCATCGATAAGCTGCTTGACCAAGCACCACGTCACCCAGAAATTTTACGCTTAGCTGAACAGGCTTACTTAGGTACCGGGGCATACCAAGCACTCATTGAGCTGCTGCCGATTATGGCAAAAGTCCAGTTACACAATGAAGATGAGCTTGAAGCGTTAAAACTCAAAGCGTACAAAGGGCTCATGAACCAATGTATGGCTGAAGGTGGTAGCGATGGTTTGAAAAACTGGTGGAAAGCCCAGCCGCGTAAAGTTCGCCATGAAGTGCCTTTGCAAGCTTTCTTAGCCGAACATTTAATTGAATGTGGTGATACGCGCAGCGCAGAAAAAATGATCATCGAAGGATTGAAACAGCAATATGATGAACGTTTACTGTTGCTAATCCCGAAATTACAAAGCGAGCAACCTGAAGCGATTGAAAAAATACTGTTAAACCTCGTTAAGCAGTCTGGTGCGACACCATTACTCAATAGTACATTGGGGGTCCTGGCGCTTCAACATGCCCAATGGGAAAAAGCAGAAAGCTACTTTAAAGCTGCATTGGCACAGCGTTTTGATGCTTATGATGCTGCTTGGTTAGCCGATGCTTATGACAAGCTACACAAACCGAATGAAGCCGCAAAAATTCGCCAAGAGGCGCTCACTCACTCCCTCAAGCAAGAGCGAGCAAAGGCATAA
- the thrP gene encoding bifunctional threonine/serine APC transporter ThrP, whose amino-acid sequence MDKPQQGLQRGLEARHIELIALGGTIGVGLFMGSASTLKWAGPSVLLAYIIAGLFVFFIMRSMGEMLFLEPVTGSFASFGYKYLSPFWGCLTAWGYWFMWVAVGISEITAIGEYAKYWFPDVPQWIFAMVAVVLVALANLAAVRLYGELEFWFAMIKVTTIVVMILIGLGLIFFGLGNNFEPIGLANLTEHGGFFAGGWKGFLFALCIVVASYQGVELVGITAGEAKNPQVTLKKAINNILWRILIFYVGAIFIVVTLFPWTEVGQQGSPFVMTFAKVGIVSAAAVINFVVLTAALSGCNSGMYSGGRMLYALAQNKQLPSSLLKLTKNGVPARCVGFTILCLVAGSSLNYIIPNPEQVFVYVYSASVLPGMVPWLVILTSQLRFRKQNQQQMAGHTFKSILFPWVNYATLLFLACVLVGMAINPETRLSLIVGAIFLLTVSVLYFVIRSFSRHDKSTS is encoded by the coding sequence ATGGATAAGCCACAGCAAGGTCTTCAGCGAGGGCTAGAAGCCCGTCATATTGAGCTGATTGCTTTGGGCGGAACAATTGGAGTTGGGCTATTTATGGGCTCAGCGAGTACGTTGAAGTGGGCGGGGCCATCCGTATTGCTGGCGTATATTATCGCAGGGCTATTTGTCTTCTTCATCATGCGTTCAATGGGCGAAATGCTCTTTCTGGAGCCAGTAACAGGTTCATTTGCTTCATTTGGTTATAAATATCTAAGTCCTTTTTGGGGATGTTTAACCGCGTGGGGTTATTGGTTTATGTGGGTCGCGGTTGGGATTTCAGAGATAACCGCAATAGGGGAGTATGCCAAATATTGGTTCCCTGATGTGCCCCAGTGGATATTTGCGATGGTTGCTGTTGTGTTGGTGGCACTGGCAAATCTGGCCGCAGTGAGGTTATACGGCGAGCTGGAATTTTGGTTTGCGATGATCAAAGTGACCACGATCGTCGTGATGATTTTGATTGGTTTGGGGCTAATTTTCTTTGGTCTTGGCAATAATTTCGAGCCGATTGGATTGGCTAACTTAACCGAACATGGCGGATTCTTCGCTGGCGGCTGGAAAGGTTTCTTATTTGCATTGTGTATCGTGGTGGCGTCTTATCAAGGTGTTGAGCTCGTTGGGATCACTGCAGGAGAAGCTAAAAACCCACAAGTGACACTGAAAAAAGCCATCAATAATATTCTGTGGCGCATTCTGATTTTCTATGTCGGCGCTATTTTTATTGTGGTGACGCTGTTCCCGTGGACGGAAGTAGGACAACAAGGCAGCCCGTTTGTGATGACGTTCGCTAAAGTGGGAATTGTCTCGGCAGCCGCGGTTATTAACTTTGTGGTGCTCACCGCAGCATTGTCTGGCTGCAATAGCGGCATGTACAGCGGTGGGCGAATGCTGTACGCACTGGCTCAGAATAAACAGTTACCTAGTTCACTGTTAAAGTTAACGAAAAATGGCGTTCCAGCGCGTTGTGTCGGTTTTACTATCTTATGTTTAGTCGCAGGGTCGAGCTTGAATTACATCATTCCAAACCCAGAGCAGGTGTTTGTGTATGTATATAGTGCGAGCGTCTTGCCAGGCATGGTGCCGTGGCTCGTGATCTTGACCAGTCAGCTACGCTTTCGCAAGCAGAACCAGCAGCAGATGGCAGGGCATACGTTTAAATCGATTCTGTTTCCATGGGTGAACTACGCCACACTGTTGTTTTTAGCCTGTGTGCTGGTGGGAATGGCGATTAATCCAGAAACGCGTTTGTCACTGATTGTGGGGGCTATCTTTTTATTGACGGTTTCAGTGCTTTATTTTGTGATCCGCAGCTTTAGTCGACACGATAAGAGCACATCGTAA
- the wecG gene encoding lipopolysaccharide N-acetylmannosaminouronosyltransferase, translating to MEQSSIPQYSIRGHNIWGFKNMAHFLDYLFADGKTKTGTLVAINAEKVMIAEQDTALNTLLGQAEYLYADGISIVRAIRRKYPKAEVSRVAGADLWEGLMERAGKEGTPVFLVGGKPEILEQTKAKLRAQWNVNIVDSQDGYFTAEDRSALFERIHASGAKIVTVAMGSPKQEIFMRDCRVVHPDALYMGVGGTYDVFTGHVKRAPKVWQNLGLEWLYRLLSQPTRIKRQFKLLKFLGYYYGGKL from the coding sequence ATGGAACAGTCGTCAATTCCTCAATATAGCATCAGAGGTCATAATATTTGGGGCTTTAAAAACATGGCCCACTTTTTAGACTATTTGTTTGCCGACGGTAAGACCAAAACAGGCACATTAGTGGCTATCAACGCAGAAAAAGTGATGATTGCAGAGCAAGATACCGCACTGAATACCTTATTAGGGCAGGCAGAATATCTTTATGCAGATGGGATCAGCATTGTGCGTGCTATTCGCCGTAAATACCCGAAAGCCGAGGTTTCTCGTGTGGCAGGTGCCGATTTATGGGAAGGTTTAATGGAGCGTGCAGGAAAAGAAGGCACGCCAGTATTTTTAGTGGGTGGCAAGCCAGAAATTCTTGAGCAGACCAAAGCGAAGTTACGCGCACAATGGAATGTCAACATTGTGGATTCCCAAGATGGCTACTTTACGGCAGAAGACCGCAGTGCGCTGTTTGAGCGTATTCATGCGAGCGGTGCCAAGATTGTGACGGTGGCGATGGGCTCTCCTAAGCAAGAAATCTTTATGCGTGATTGCCGTGTCGTGCATCCTGATGCGCTGTATATGGGCGTCGGTGGGACTTATGACGTGTTCACCGGACACGTTAAGCGTGCGCCTAAAGTTTGGCAAAACTTAGGGTTAGAATGGCTGTATCGCTTACTTTCTCAACCAACACGAATTAAACGGCAGTTTAAATTGCTGAAGTTTTTAGGCTACTACTACGGTGGTAAGCTTTAA
- the wzyE gene encoding ECA oligosaccharide polymerase produces the protein MTLLELGGLALIYLISIIFIGTLMYKEFLRVRFNFNIFFTLLYLLTFYFGFPLTCALVFQFDVAIVPADYLMYAMLASTSFYAIYYVTYKTRLTKRVDTQRRTVFSMNKVETNLTCLLLISVAVVTVGIFFMDNGFLLFKLKSYSQIFSSQVSGVALKRFFYFFIPAMLIVYFLKPTQKRWIFFLISTVSFGFLTYVIVGGTRANIILAFALFLFIGIVRGWITLWMLAAAGVASIVGMFWLALKRYGLDVSGAEAFYTFLYLTRDTFSPWENLGLLLSYYDQMEFQGLAPIIRDFYVFIPSWVWPERPDTVLNSANYFTWEVLNNHSGLAISPTLIGSLVVMGGVLFIPLGAIVVGMIIKWFDWIYGLSLKESNRYKAAIMQAFCFGAIFNMIVLAREGVDSFVSRVVFFCLVFGLCLVLAKLLYWLFESAGLIRTKAALYLKSGQRESR, from the coding sequence ATGACATTGCTTGAATTGGGTGGCTTAGCGCTTATCTACCTAATCTCTATTATTTTTATCGGCACGCTGATGTATAAAGAGTTTTTACGTGTGCGCTTTAATTTTAATATTTTCTTTACTTTATTGTATTTACTGACATTTTACTTCGGATTCCCGCTGACTTGTGCATTGGTTTTCCAGTTTGATGTGGCAATTGTCCCCGCAGATTACTTGATGTATGCCATGCTGGCGTCAACCAGTTTCTACGCTATTTACTATGTGACGTACAAAACGCGCTTAACTAAGCGCGTGGATACCCAGCGTCGCACCGTATTTAGCATGAATAAAGTGGAAACCAATTTGACCTGCTTACTGTTGATCTCTGTCGCCGTGGTCACTGTAGGGATTTTCTTCATGGACAATGGTTTCTTATTGTTTAAGTTAAAATCCTATAGCCAGATATTTTCCAGTCAGGTGTCGGGCGTGGCTCTGAAGCGCTTTTTCTACTTCTTTATTCCTGCGATGCTGATTGTCTATTTCTTGAAACCTACGCAAAAACGCTGGATTTTCTTCTTGATCAGTACGGTCTCATTCGGTTTCTTAACCTATGTGATTGTGGGCGGAACTCGTGCCAATATTATCTTGGCATTTGCTCTATTCCTGTTTATTGGGATAGTTAGAGGTTGGATCACGCTTTGGATGCTGGCTGCGGCGGGTGTGGCAAGTATTGTCGGGATGTTCTGGTTAGCCCTCAAACGTTATGGGCTTGATGTGAGCGGTGCTGAAGCGTTTTATACCTTCTTGTATCTAACCCGTGATACGTTCTCGCCATGGGAAAACTTAGGGTTATTGCTCAGCTATTATGATCAAATGGAATTCCAAGGTTTAGCACCGATTATCCGTGATTTCTATGTGTTTATTCCTTCATGGGTATGGCCTGAGCGCCCTGATACGGTATTAAACTCGGCTAACTATTTTACGTGGGAAGTGCTGAATAACCATTCTGGATTAGCCATTTCACCAACGTTAATTGGTTCGCTGGTGGTCATGGGCGGAGTGCTGTTTATCCCGCTAGGTGCCATCGTGGTGGGTATGATCATTAAATGGTTTGACTGGATTTATGGTTTAAGCCTAAAAGAATCCAACCGTTACAAGGCTGCGATTATGCAGGCATTTTGTTTCGGCGCCATCTTCAACATGATTGTATTAGCCCGTGAAGGAGTCGATTCCTTCGTTTCGCGCGTAGTCTTTTTCTGTTTAGTCTTCGGGCTATGTTTAGTGTTAGCTAAATTACTGTACTGGTTATTTGAAAGTGCCGGTCTTATTCGTACCAAAGCCGCTTTATATTTAAAAAGCGGTCAACGGGAAAGCCGTTAA